CCCTGCTCTTCATGGACGAGGTGCATCGCTTCAACCGCAGCCAGCAGGACGCCTTTCTGGGCAGTGTGGAGGAGGGGCTGCTGGTGCTGGTGGGGGCCACCACCGAAAACCCCTCCTTCTCCCTCAACGCGGCGCTGCTCTCCCGCTGCCGGGTGCTGGTTCTGCAACCGCTGCCGGCGGAGAAGGTGGTGACCATTCTGCAACGGGCTCTGCACGATACGGAGCGGGGTTTCGGGACGGAGCCGGTCACCCTGGAAGAGGGGCTGTTGCAACGCATGGCCGAACTGGCCGACGGGGATGCCCGCTACGCCTTGAACCTGCTGGAGTCGTTGCTGCTGTGGGGGCGCACCGCCGGTCAGGAAGGAAGAAGCCTGGGGGCGCAGGAGTTCGAGCAGGCCCTGCAGCAGCGGGCAGCCCGCTACGACCGGGAGGGGGAGGCCCACTACGACCTGATTTCGGCTCTGCACAAGGCGTTGCGGGGTTCCGACTGCGATGCGGCCCTCTATTGGCTGGCGCGCATGTTCGCGGGAGGCGAGGACGGGCTCTACATCGCCCGACGTCTGATCCGCTTCGCCTCGGAAGACGTGGGCAACGCCGATCCCCAGGCCCTGCCGCTGGCCATGGCGGCGCGGGAGGCCTTTCATTTTCTGGGCAAGCCGGAAGGGGAGCTGGCTCTGGCTCAGGTGGTGGTCTATCTGGCCACCGCGCCCAAGAGCAACAGTGTCTATGTGGCCTACGGCAAGGCTCAGGAGGCGGCGAAACGCTACGGTTCGCCCTCCCCGCCCCTGGAGGTGCGCAACGCTCCCACCCGGCTGATGAAGGAGTTGGGTTACGGTGCGGGTTATCGTTACGCCCACGATTACGAACACGGCTATGTGGCCCAGGAGTATTTGCCGGCCAATCTGCGTCATCTCACCTTCTACACCCCGGTGGAACGCGGTTTCGAACGGGAGATCGCCCGTCGCATGGCTTTCTGGCAGCGTTTGAAGACCAGGGAAACAGAGGGACGATGAGATGGGCCGGGAACTGGGGAAACTCTATCGGGAGGGCGAGACCATCTACCGCCAGGGGGAGAAGGCGGACAGCCTGTTCGTGGTGCAGAAGGGGCAGGTCGAGCTGGTGGTGTTGACGGAGACCGGGGAGTACCCCCTGGGCCGTCTCAAGGAGGGGGATTGTTTCGGCGAGGTCTCCCTGTTTGCCGAAAAGACCCGTTTCTCCACCGCCAGGGCGCTGGGAGAGGCCCGGGTGCTGAAGGTGGATCAAAAACAGTTCATCGGCCAGTTGCATCACGACCCCTCCCTGGCCTTTCGCATCATGCGCCGCATGGCGCAACGCCTCTACGAACAGGATCATCTGCTGATCGGCAAACAGGTCGAGGGTCCGCCCGCCCTCTCCCGGAGGGAGCCGCTGGAGGTGGAGTCCTTCCGCGCCTTCCTTCAGGAAGAGGTGGGTCGGGCCAGGAGACTCTATCAGAAGCTCTCCCTGGCGCTTCTTGAAGTGGGGAACCCGGAGTGGCTGGAACGACTCCAAGAGGTATTGCGGGAGCAGTTGCGCAAGACCGACGTGATTCTCCCTTTGGTGGGTGGTCGCCTGGGCGTGGTGCTGTACGAAGCCGATGGCCAGGCCGCCATGACCGCGTTGCACAAGGGAGCGCGGGAATTTTCCCGGCAGAACGGCGGGGAGCCGGCTTTTTGCGGCGGGGTGGCGGTCTTTCCGGAATACACCGAGTCCGAAGCCTTGTGGCAGGTGGTCGAAGACCTGCTGTCGGCGGCCACGCTCCGTGGTGGGGATACCCTTCTTCTGGCCGATCCGCCGGAGGATTTTCAGGGGGATCGGGAAGGGGCTTTCCCCTATTCGGTCCCGCTTTCGGCCTTGGGAAACCGTTCACGGGGTTGGTTGCGACGTCTGTTGCGCAAGACCCGGTAACGTTCATTTTTTCAGTTATACGGGGGTCCGGGGGGGATTATCCCCCCCGGCGGGGTTCGGGGCGGAGCCCC
The genomic region above belongs to Magnetococcales bacterium and contains:
- a CDS encoding replication-associated recombination protein A is translated as MRPRSLEEVVGQEHLTGEGGLLREALARGFLPSLILWGPPGSGKTTLARLLAETAGLQWVALSAVFAGVKEVREVIAAARDSRNAGLGPTLLFMDEVHRFNRSQQDAFLGSVEEGLLVLVGATTENPSFSLNAALLSRCRVLVLQPLPAEKVVTILQRALHDTERGFGTEPVTLEEGLLQRMAELADGDARYALNLLESLLLWGRTAGQEGRSLGAQEFEQALQQRAARYDREGEAHYDLISALHKALRGSDCDAALYWLARMFAGGEDGLYIARRLIRFASEDVGNADPQALPLAMAAREAFHFLGKPEGELALAQVVVYLATAPKSNSVYVAYGKAQEAAKRYGSPSPPLEVRNAPTRLMKELGYGAGYRYAHDYEHGYVAQEYLPANLRHLTFYTPVERGFEREIARRMAFWQRLKTRETEGR
- a CDS encoding cyclic nucleotide-binding domain-containing protein, with the translated sequence MGRELGKLYREGETIYRQGEKADSLFVVQKGQVELVVLTETGEYPLGRLKEGDCFGEVSLFAEKTRFSTARALGEARVLKVDQKQFIGQLHHDPSLAFRIMRRMAQRLYEQDHLLIGKQVEGPPALSRREPLEVESFRAFLQEEVGRARRLYQKLSLALLEVGNPEWLERLQEVLREQLRKTDVILPLVGGRLGVVLYEADGQAAMTALHKGAREFSRQNGGEPAFCGGVAVFPEYTESEALWQVVEDLLSAATLRGGDTLLLADPPEDFQGDREGAFPYSVPLSALGNRSRGWLRRLLRKTR